From Rahnella aceris, a single genomic window includes:
- the leuO gene encoding transcriptional regulator LeuO, which translates to MSDADTEIQPKTAEAETHLRNVDLNLLTVFDAVMQLQNITRAANMLGMSQPAVSNAVARLKVMFNDDLFVRFGRGIQPTMRARQLFGPIRQALQLVMNELPGAGFDPYLSTRQFNVAICSPLDKRFTSLVLKAAEELSPGVSVKLQTIVNDDIEHQLRYQNIEFVISYRKFERADFCNHALFNDELVLVAAQNHPRISPHMSDEKYLKEKHAVMMMDRFYSFSSPYYDDSELVSLISYQGTDLFSVMEIVSKTEMVALVPRWLAQANAGILNLSVIPLPWMKNTLTCYLSWHESSSKDKGNMWMKTLLSQCVVSL; encoded by the coding sequence ATGTCTGACGCCGATACAGAAATACAACCTAAAACCGCTGAGGCAGAAACGCACCTTCGCAATGTTGATTTAAATTTATTAACGGTTTTTGATGCCGTCATGCAATTACAAAATATTACACGTGCAGCCAATATGTTGGGGATGTCCCAGCCAGCGGTCAGTAATGCCGTTGCCCGTTTGAAAGTGATGTTTAATGATGACTTGTTTGTGCGTTTCGGGCGCGGGATCCAACCGACGATGCGCGCACGTCAACTGTTTGGCCCGATCAGACAGGCTTTGCAACTGGTGATGAACGAACTGCCGGGGGCAGGTTTTGACCCTTATCTCAGCACACGCCAGTTTAATGTCGCTATTTGCAGCCCGCTCGATAAACGCTTCACCAGCCTGGTGCTGAAGGCCGCCGAAGAATTATCGCCGGGTGTCAGTGTTAAACTGCAAACGATTGTTAACGATGATATTGAACATCAGCTGCGTTACCAGAATATAGAATTTGTGATCAGTTATCGTAAATTTGAGCGTGCTGATTTTTGCAATCATGCCTTATTTAATGATGAGCTGGTTCTGGTCGCGGCGCAAAATCATCCCCGTATCAGTCCGCATATGTCTGATGAAAAGTATCTGAAAGAAAAACATGCTGTCATGATGATGGACCGCTTCTATTCTTTCAGTTCACCTTATTACGACGACTCTGAGTTAGTTTCGCTGATTTCCTATCAAGGAACCGATCTGTTCAGCGTCATGGAAATTGTCTCCAAAACCGAGATGGTTGCACTGGTGCCGCGCTGGCTGGCACAGGCAAATGCAGGGATACTTAATTTATCCGTCATTCCACTGCCGTGGATGAAAAATACGCTGACTTGTTATCTTTCCTGGCACGAATCATCCAGCAAAGACAAAGGTAATATGTGGATGAAAACATTATTGAGCCAGTGTGTTGTTTCTCTGTAA
- the leuA gene encoding 2-isopropylmalate synthase, whose translation MSEQVIIFDTTLRDGEQALQASLSVKEKIQIAMALERMGVDVMEVGFPVSSPGDFESVQTIARQIKNSRVCGLARCVDGDIDAAAEALRVAEAFRIHVFLATSTLHIESKLKRSFDQVLEMATHSVKRARNYTDDVEFSCEDAGRTPLDNLCRVVEAAIKAGATTINIPDTVGYTTPVQFGGIITNLYERVPNIDKAIISVHCHDDLGMAVGNSIAAIQAGARQVEGTLNGIGERAGNTALEEVIMAIRTRSDYMNVHTNINHKEIYRTSQIVSQITNMPIPGNKAIVGSNAFAHSSGIHQDGVLKNRENYEIMTPESIGLNQVQLNLTSRSGRAAVKHRMEEMGYKEADYNLDHLYAAFLKLADKKGQVFDYDLEALVFINKQQEEPEFYRLDNFSVQSGSKITATASVNLACGEEIITEAATGNGPVDAVYQAINRITGYQIELVKYQLSAKGQGRDALGQVDVVVSFNGRRFHGVGLATDIVESSAKAMVHVLNNIWRSKQVEIEKQRLQQTGQQHNNIQNNQETV comes from the coding sequence ATGAGCGAGCAAGTCATTATTTTCGATACCACGCTGCGTGACGGTGAACAGGCGTTACAAGCCAGCCTGAGTGTTAAAGAGAAGATTCAAATTGCAATGGCGCTGGAAAGAATGGGCGTTGACGTGATGGAAGTCGGCTTCCCGGTCTCCTCTCCCGGCGATTTCGAGTCCGTACAAACTATCGCACGCCAGATTAAAAATAGCCGTGTTTGCGGTCTGGCCCGCTGTGTGGACGGTGACATCGACGCCGCTGCCGAAGCATTACGCGTCGCAGAAGCTTTCCGTATCCACGTCTTCCTGGCCACTTCTACCCTGCACATTGAATCCAAACTGAAGCGCTCGTTTGATCAGGTGCTGGAAATGGCCACGCATTCCGTGAAACGCGCCCGTAATTACACTGACGACGTCGAATTCTCCTGCGAAGATGCCGGCCGTACCCCGCTGGATAATCTGTGCCGCGTGGTCGAAGCTGCAATCAAAGCCGGGGCGACCACCATCAACATTCCTGACACCGTGGGTTACACGACGCCGGTTCAGTTCGGTGGAATCATCACCAATTTGTATGAGCGTGTTCCAAACATTGATAAAGCGATTATTTCCGTTCACTGCCACGATGATCTGGGCATGGCTGTCGGTAACTCCATCGCCGCGATACAGGCCGGTGCGCGCCAGGTTGAAGGCACATTGAACGGTATCGGTGAACGCGCCGGTAACACTGCGCTGGAAGAAGTGATCATGGCGATCCGCACCCGCAGCGACTACATGAACGTTCACACCAACATTAATCACAAAGAAATCTACCGCACCAGCCAGATTGTCAGCCAGATAACCAACATGCCGATCCCGGGCAACAAAGCCATTGTCGGCTCTAACGCCTTCGCACACTCCTCCGGGATCCATCAGGACGGCGTGCTGAAAAACCGTGAAAACTACGAAATCATGACCCCGGAATCCATCGGTCTGAATCAGGTTCAGTTGAACCTGACTTCCCGTTCCGGTCGTGCTGCCGTTAAGCATCGCATGGAAGAAATGGGCTACAAAGAAGCTGATTACAATCTGGATCATCTGTATGCCGCGTTCCTGAAGCTGGCCGACAAAAAAGGTCAGGTTTTCGACTACGATTTAGAAGCACTGGTCTTCATTAACAAGCAGCAGGAAGAACCTGAATTCTATCGTCTGGATAACTTCAGCGTGCAGTCCGGCTCAAAAATTACCGCCACTGCGTCAGTCAATCTGGCCTGTGGCGAAGAAATCATTACCGAAGCCGCTACCGGCAACGGTCCGGTAGATGCCGTGTATCAGGCTATCAACCGCATCACCGGTTATCAGATTGAACTGGTGAAATACCAGCTGAGCGCCAAAGGTCAGGGCCGCGATGCTCTGGGTCAGGTTGACGTGGTCGTCTCCTTCAATGGCCGCCGCTTCCACGGTGTCGGGCTGGCGACAGACATTGTCGAATCCTCCGCAAAAGCGATGGTACACGTACTGAATAACATCTGGCGCAGCAAACAAGTTGAGATCGAAAAACAACGTTTGCAGCAGACAGGTCAGCAACACAACAACATTCAAAATAATCAGGAAACGGTGTGA
- the leuB gene encoding 3-isopropylmalate dehydrogenase, translating to MSKTHHIAVLPGDGIGPEVMAQAYKVLDAVRQRFGLKITTSEYDVGGAAIDKHGSPLPPATVAGCEQADAILFGSVGGPKWEHLPPNDQPERGALLPLRKHFKLFSNLRPARLYQGLEEFCPLRADIAAKGFDILCVRELTGGIYFGQPKGREGQGMHEKAFDTEVYYRFEIERIARIAFESARKRRSKVTSIDKANVLQTSIMWREVVNEIAKDYPDVSLSHMYIDNATMQLIKDPSQFDVLLCSNLFGDILSDECAMITGSMGMLPSASMNEQAFGLFEPAGGSAPDIAGKNIANPIAQILSAALLLRYSLGADDAANAIEQAVNKALEAGHRTGDLANGQQALGTNEMGDIIARFVKEGA from the coding sequence ATGAGCAAGACCCATCATATTGCCGTCTTACCCGGAGACGGAATTGGCCCGGAAGTCATGGCCCAGGCATATAAAGTTCTGGACGCAGTACGTCAGCGTTTTGGCCTGAAGATCACCACCAGCGAATACGATGTGGGTGGCGCAGCCATCGACAAACATGGCAGCCCGTTGCCGCCAGCGACCGTTGCCGGTTGTGAACAAGCTGATGCGATTCTTTTCGGCTCCGTGGGTGGCCCGAAATGGGAACATCTGCCCCCAAACGATCAGCCTGAGCGTGGCGCATTATTGCCACTGCGCAAACATTTCAAGTTGTTTAGTAATCTGCGCCCTGCCCGCCTGTATCAGGGGCTGGAAGAGTTTTGTCCGTTGCGTGCCGATATCGCCGCAAAAGGCTTCGACATTCTGTGTGTTCGTGAACTGACGGGCGGTATTTACTTCGGTCAGCCTAAAGGTCGCGAAGGTCAGGGCATGCACGAGAAAGCATTTGATACCGAAGTGTATTACCGTTTTGAGATTGAACGCATCGCCCGCATCGCCTTTGAATCAGCGCGCAAACGCCGCAGCAAAGTGACCTCCATCGATAAAGCGAACGTGTTGCAGACTTCCATTATGTGGCGTGAAGTGGTTAACGAAATCGCTAAAGATTACCCGGATGTCAGCCTGAGCCACATGTACATCGATAACGCGACCATGCAGCTGATTAAAGATCCGTCGCAGTTTGACGTGTTGCTGTGTTCAAACTTATTCGGCGACATCCTGTCGGACGAATGCGCGATGATCACCGGTTCGATGGGGATGTTGCCTTCTGCCAGCATGAACGAGCAGGCGTTTGGTCTGTTCGAGCCTGCGGGGGGGTCAGCCCCGGATATCGCCGGTAAAAACATTGCCAACCCGATTGCACAAATTTTGTCCGCCGCACTGTTACTGCGTTACAGTCTGGGTGCTGATGATGCAGCCAATGCTATCGAGCAGGCGGTTAATAAAGCACTGGAAGCAGGCCACCGCACCGGCGATTTAGCTAACGGTCAGCAGGCGCTGGGTACCAATGAAATGGGCGATATCATTGCCCGCTTTGTGAAAGAAGGGGCATAA
- the leuC gene encoding 3-isopropylmalate dehydratase large subunit encodes MAKTLYQKLFDAHVVYEAQNETPLLYIDRHLVHEVTSPQAFDGLRAMGRQVRQPGKTFATMDHNVSTQTKDINASGEMARIQMQELIKNCAEFGVQLYDLNHPYQGIVHVIGPEQGMTLPGMTIVCGDSHTATHGAFGSLAFGIGTSEVEHVLATQTLKQGRAKTMKIEVTGEAPVGITAKDIVLAIIGKTGSAGGTGHVVEFCGKAIEALSMEGRMTLCNMAIEMGAKAGLVAPDETTFAYLKGRQFAPKDQNWDAAVEYWKTLKTEDGAKFDSVVTLDASEIAPQVTWGTNPGQVMAVNQTIPDPASFADPVERASAEKALVYMDLQPGIKLTDVAIDKVFIGSCTNSRIEDLRAAAAVAKGRKVANGVQAIVVPGSGPVKAQAEEEGLDKIFIEAGFEWRLPGCSMCLAMNNDRLEPGERCASTSNRNFEGRQGRGGRTHLVSPAMAAAAAVTGRFADIRELN; translated from the coding sequence ATGGCCAAAACTCTGTATCAGAAATTGTTTGATGCGCATGTGGTTTACGAAGCGCAAAACGAAACGCCATTGTTATACATTGACCGCCATCTGGTTCACGAAGTGACCTCTCCGCAGGCGTTTGACGGCTTGCGTGCGATGGGCCGTCAGGTTCGCCAGCCAGGTAAAACCTTTGCGACCATGGATCACAACGTGTCCACGCAAACTAAAGACATCAATGCGAGCGGCGAAATGGCGCGCATCCAGATGCAGGAATTAATCAAGAACTGTGCTGAATTCGGCGTGCAGTTGTATGACCTGAATCACCCGTATCAGGGCATCGTTCACGTTATCGGCCCTGAACAGGGCATGACGTTGCCGGGAATGACGATTGTCTGCGGTGATTCCCATACCGCCACGCACGGCGCGTTTGGCTCACTGGCATTCGGTATCGGGACTTCGGAAGTTGAACACGTTCTGGCGACACAAACCCTGAAACAGGGTCGCGCTAAAACCATGAAAATTGAAGTGACCGGCGAAGCTCCTGTCGGTATCACAGCGAAAGATATCGTTCTGGCGATTATCGGGAAAACCGGCAGCGCAGGCGGCACCGGTCACGTGGTGGAATTCTGCGGTAAAGCGATTGAAGCGTTAAGCATGGAAGGTCGTATGACCCTGTGCAACATGGCGATCGAAATGGGGGCGAAAGCCGGTCTGGTTGCACCGGATGAAACTACGTTTGCTTATCTGAAGGGCCGTCAGTTTGCGCCGAAAGATCAGAACTGGGACGCGGCGGTCGAATACTGGAAAACCCTGAAAACCGAAGATGGGGCGAAGTTCGACAGCGTTGTTACGCTGGATGCGTCTGAAATCGCACCACAGGTCACCTGGGGTACCAACCCGGGTCAGGTGATGGCCGTGAATCAGACCATCCCGGACCCGGCATCCTTTGCCGATCCGGTAGAACGTGCCTCAGCGGAAAAAGCGCTGGTGTATATGGATTTGCAGCCGGGCATTAAACTGACCGACGTGGCGATTGATAAAGTGTTCATCGGCTCCTGCACCAATTCCCGTATCGAAGATTTACGCGCTGCGGCAGCGGTGGCCAAAGGCCGTAAAGTGGCGAACGGCGTACAGGCCATTGTGGTACCGGGATCCGGCCCGGTAAAAGCGCAGGCGGAAGAAGAAGGGCTGGATAAGATCTTCATCGAAGCGGGCTTTGAATGGCGTCTGCCAGGCTGCTCTATGTGTCTGGCGATGAACAATGACCGTCTGGAACCGGGCGAACGTTGCGCGTCTACCAGCAACCGTAACTTCGAAGGCCGTCAGGGTCGTGGCGGTCGCACGCATCTGGTCAGCCCGGCAATGGCGGCAGCGGCGGCGGTCACCGGCCGTTTCGCTGATATCCGTGAACTGAACTGA
- the leuD gene encoding 3-isopropylmalate dehydratase small subunit has protein sequence MAKFTQHIGLVVPLDAANVDTDAIIPKQFLQKVTRTGFGQHLFNDWRFLDDAGQVPNPDFVLNKPRYKGASILLARENFGCGSSREHAPWALTDYGFHAVIAPSFADIFYGNSFNNQLLPITLSDAEVDELFELVKANEGIQFEVDLEAQTVKAGDKSYPFVIDSFRRHCMINGLDSIGLTLQHEENISGYEKNQPAFMQ, from the coding sequence ATGGCTAAATTTACCCAACACATCGGTCTGGTGGTTCCGCTGGATGCAGCTAACGTCGATACCGATGCCATCATTCCAAAACAGTTTTTACAAAAAGTCACCCGTACCGGTTTTGGCCAGCATCTGTTTAATGACTGGCGTTTTCTGGACGATGCCGGTCAGGTGCCAAATCCTGATTTCGTGCTGAACAAACCGCGCTACAAAGGCGCGAGTATTTTGCTGGCACGCGAAAACTTTGGCTGCGGTTCTTCCCGCGAACATGCGCCATGGGCACTGACCGATTACGGTTTCCATGCTGTGATCGCGCCAAGCTTTGCCGATATCTTTTACGGTAACTCATTCAACAACCAGTTGCTGCCAATCACGCTGAGCGACGCCGAAGTGGATGAACTGTTTGAGCTGGTGAAAGCTAACGAAGGCATTCAGTTCGAAGTGGATCTGGAAGCGCAGACTGTTAAAGCGGGCGATAAAAGCTATCCGTTTGTCATCGACAGCTTCCGTCGTCACTGCATGATCAACGGTCTGGACAGCATCGGTCTGACCTTGCAGCATGAAGAAAATATCTCCGGCTACGAGAAGAATCAGCCTGCGTTTATGCAGTGA
- a CDS encoding MFS transporter produces the protein MSKPRFNRIYVTFLVVSLLCGVAGALQAPTLSLFLTNEVKVRPLWVGFFYTVNAIAGIAISFLLANRSDNKGDRRKLLMFCCLMAIGNSLVFAFSRDYLVLITVGVLLAAIGNASMPQLFALAREHADRSASEVVMFSSMMRAMLSLAWVLGPPLSFMVALNYGFTPMYLSAAAVFVGSILMILFFLPSVPRLELPVDEKVVHASAWRNKDVRLLFFSSLLMWTCNIMYVIDMPLYITSDLGLPEGLAGLLMGTAAGLEIPAMLLAGYLVKRTGKRKLMLYAVASGVIFYAGLVAFQFKAALMILQLFNAIFIGIVAGIGMLYFQDLMPGRAGSATTLFTNSISTGVICAGLLQGFIVENFGHYPVYWAATVLAVVALGLMYKVKDV, from the coding sequence ATGTCAAAACCTCGTTTTAATCGTATTTATGTCACCTTTCTGGTGGTCTCCTTGCTGTGCGGCGTGGCGGGTGCATTACAGGCGCCGACGCTGAGTCTGTTTCTGACCAACGAAGTGAAGGTCCGTCCGCTGTGGGTCGGCTTCTTTTATACCGTTAACGCCATCGCGGGGATCGCGATCAGCTTTCTGCTGGCTAACCGTTCCGATAACAAAGGCGACCGGCGGAAATTGCTGATGTTCTGCTGCCTGATGGCGATCGGCAACAGTCTGGTCTTTGCCTTCAGCCGCGATTATCTGGTGCTGATCACTGTCGGTGTGTTGCTGGCAGCCATAGGTAACGCGTCGATGCCCCAGCTCTTTGCACTGGCGCGGGAACATGCGGATCGCTCCGCCAGTGAAGTGGTGATGTTCAGCTCGATGATGCGTGCGATGCTCTCGCTGGCCTGGGTGCTTGGCCCGCCGCTGTCGTTCATGGTGGCGTTGAACTACGGCTTTACGCCAATGTACCTGAGTGCGGCAGCGGTGTTTGTCGGCAGCATACTGATGATTCTGTTTTTCCTGCCCTCAGTACCACGCCTTGAACTGCCAGTGGACGAAAAAGTAGTGCATGCCAGCGCCTGGCGTAACAAAGATGTTCGTCTGCTGTTCTTTTCTTCTTTGCTGATGTGGACCTGCAATATCATGTATGTCATTGATATGCCGCTGTACATCACCAGCGATTTGGGCCTGCCGGAAGGGCTGGCAGGCTTGCTGATGGGGACGGCGGCCGGGCTGGAAATTCCTGCCATGTTGCTGGCCGGATATCTGGTGAAACGTACCGGCAAACGCAAGCTGATGCTGTATGCCGTGGCGAGTGGTGTGATTTTCTATGCCGGACTGGTGGCGTTTCAGTTCAAGGCGGCGCTGATGATCCTGCAACTGTTCAATGCGATTTTCATCGGCATCGTGGCGGGGATCGGCATGCTGTATTTTCAGGATCTGATGCCGGGAAGGGCAGGTTCAGCGACTACGCTATTCACCAACAGCATTTCCACCGGTGTGATTTGCGCGGGGTTGCTGCAGGGCTTTATCGTGGAAAACTTCGGCCATTATCCGGTCTACTGGGCGGCAACTGTGCTGGCGGTGGTGGCGCTCGGGCTGATGTATAAAGTCAAAGATGTTTAA
- the sgrT gene encoding glucose uptake inhibitor SgrT gives MKRSLNARFYQRYFEAIKKNASKNHADWLSWVPVQYRLDILSRLTQWDMETMDDEQYRRRL, from the coding sequence ATGAAACGCAGTCTGAACGCCCGTTTCTATCAGCGTTATTTTGAAGCCATCAAAAAAAACGCCTCTAAAAATCATGCAGACTGGCTGTCCTGGGTTCCGGTGCAGTACCGTCTGGATATTCTGTCCCGTCTCACGCAGTGGGATATGGAAACGATGGACGACGAGCAATACCGCCGGCGACTGTGA
- the sgrR gene encoding HTH-type transcriptional regulator SgrR, translated as MSSSRLQQQFIRLWQSCHGEETETTLQALSEVLNCSRRHMRSLLSTMQGQGWLTWDAEAGRGKRSTLKFLYTGLALQQQRAEELLEQDSIDQLVQLVGDKTLVRQMLLSQLGRSFRQGKHILRVLYYRPLMNLLPGTMLRRSETHIARQIFSGLTRINEENGEAEGDLAHHWQEVSPLHWRFYLRPAIHFHHGRELEMADIIATFIRLKTHPLFSNLKSVTTPTANVIDIHLNEPDRWLPWLFGNIHAMILPQEWQSLPDFARHPVGTGPYAVVRNLKTQLRIRAFDDYFGFRALIDEVNIWVLPELSEELVHSGVQLQADESGKSELESRLEEGCYFLLFDQRSPVGQSEETRQWLCDLLNPIALLNNAEPIYQRYWSPAYGLLPRWHHKAPRPRPPKPQNLTQVTLTFYGEHSEHQAICNALRPLLAEEGIELIIQIVDYAVWHRGDAKSDLWLGSANFTLPLEFSLFAHFYELPLAKHCFSEEMNDDAALWHAGNLSMAKWSQKQTVSHQIHPLFHHWLVLQGQRSMRGVRMNTLGWFDFKSAWFAPPDS; from the coding sequence ATGTCCTCATCCCGTTTGCAACAACAGTTCATCCGCTTATGGCAAAGCTGTCACGGTGAAGAAACTGAAACGACATTACAGGCACTGTCAGAAGTCCTGAACTGTTCACGCAGACACATGCGCTCGTTGCTCAGCACCATGCAGGGACAGGGCTGGCTGACGTGGGATGCAGAGGCCGGACGCGGCAAACGATCCACGCTGAAATTTCTTTATACCGGGCTGGCACTCCAGCAACAGCGCGCTGAAGAGCTGCTGGAACAGGACAGCATTGATCAGCTGGTACAACTGGTCGGCGACAAAACCCTGGTGCGCCAGATGCTGCTGTCCCAGCTCGGTCGCAGTTTCCGTCAGGGCAAACATATTCTGCGCGTACTGTATTATCGCCCGCTGATGAATCTGCTGCCCGGCACCATGTTGCGCCGTTCAGAAACCCACATTGCCAGACAAATCTTTAGCGGCCTGACACGCATAAATGAGGAAAATGGGGAAGCGGAAGGCGATTTAGCCCATCACTGGCAGGAAGTTTCGCCGCTGCACTGGCGGTTTTATCTGCGCCCCGCCATTCATTTTCATCATGGTCGCGAACTCGAGATGGCAGATATTATCGCCACGTTTATTCGCCTGAAAACGCATCCGCTGTTCAGCAACCTGAAATCAGTCACGACGCCCACGGCGAATGTCATAGATATCCACCTGAATGAACCCGACCGCTGGCTGCCGTGGTTGTTTGGCAATATCCACGCGATGATCCTGCCGCAGGAATGGCAGTCACTGCCTGATTTTGCCCGCCATCCGGTCGGCACCGGCCCTTACGCCGTGGTGCGTAATCTGAAAACACAGCTGCGCATCCGCGCCTTTGACGATTATTTTGGCTTCCGGGCACTGATCGACGAGGTGAATATCTGGGTATTACCGGAACTGAGTGAAGAGCTGGTGCATTCCGGCGTACAGCTTCAGGCCGATGAATCAGGCAAAAGCGAGCTGGAAAGTCGCCTTGAAGAAGGCTGCTATTTCCTGTTATTTGACCAGCGTTCGCCGGTCGGACAATCTGAAGAAACACGCCAGTGGTTGTGCGATTTACTCAATCCCATCGCCTTACTGAATAATGCCGAACCGATTTACCAGCGCTACTGGTCTCCGGCGTATGGCCTGCTGCCGCGATGGCATCACAAAGCGCCCCGGCCACGTCCGCCCAAACCGCAAAACCTGACGCAGGTAACGCTGACATTTTACGGCGAGCATTCCGAACATCAGGCGATCTGCAACGCCCTGCGCCCGTTGCTGGCGGAAGAAGGTATCGAACTGATTATTCAGATAGTGGATTACGCAGTCTGGCACCGCGGCGATGCCAAAAGTGATCTGTGGCTCGGCAGTGCCAACTTCACCCTGCCGCTGGAGTTTTCACTGTTCGCGCATTTCTACGAATTGCCGCTGGCAAAGCATTGCTTTAGCGAAGAGATGAACGACGATGCCGCCCTGTGGCACGCCGGGAATTTATCGATGGCGAAATGGAGCCAGAAACAGACGGTCAGCCATCAGATCCATCCCCTGTTCCATCACTGGCTGGTGCTACAGGGGCAACGCAGTATGCGCGGTGTGCGTATGAACACCCTCGGCTGGTTCGACTTTAAATCCGCCTGGTTTGCCCCACCGGACAGTTAA